One region of Arthrobacter sp. StoSoilB22 genomic DNA includes:
- a CDS encoding glycosyltransferase — protein MTFDQAGQPDLSVVIPVYNGERILAATMARLSGYLTSGTSEIIIVENGSSDKTLEVAHKHAVDTPHVTFQVLQSQKGMGNAYRRGIEASSGRRVLLTADDLPFGTDDLDEDKKLATKPHVVIGSKAHKDSVTERSAIRGITTFGFKTLRQVILGSKIGDSQGTLIVDGEWLRSMVDRFDDPGFLFSTQVVYAAEKQGFQIVEVPVTLAPDDEPGETTIRTADVVKMFKGLVAMRRRRREFAAAPSAGTHAS, from the coding sequence TTGACTTTCGACCAGGCAGGCCAACCGGATCTCTCCGTTGTGATCCCGGTCTATAACGGAGAACGGATTTTGGCGGCAACAATGGCCCGTCTTTCCGGCTACTTGACCAGTGGCACCTCCGAGATCATCATCGTGGAGAATGGTTCTTCCGACAAAACACTCGAGGTCGCCCACAAGCACGCGGTGGACACTCCCCACGTGACGTTCCAGGTTCTCCAGAGCCAAAAGGGCATGGGAAATGCCTACCGCAGGGGCATCGAAGCCAGCTCCGGCCGCCGGGTACTCCTTACGGCCGACGATCTCCCCTTCGGCACGGATGATCTGGACGAAGACAAGAAACTAGCCACCAAACCACACGTTGTCATCGGTTCGAAGGCCCACAAGGACTCGGTCACTGAGCGAAGTGCAATCCGTGGAATCACCACCTTCGGCTTTAAGACCCTGCGTCAGGTCATCCTTGGATCCAAGATCGGCGACTCCCAGGGAACCCTGATTGTTGACGGCGAGTGGCTTCGAAGCATGGTTGACCGCTTCGACGATCCCGGGTTCCTCTTCAGCACCCAAGTCGTCTATGCCGCTGAAAAGCAAGGCTTCCAGATCGTCGAAGTGCCCGTCACTCTGGCACCCGACGACGAACCGGGCGAAACAACCATCCGGACTGCCGACGTCGTGAAGATGTTCAAAGGACTGGTGGCCATGCGTCGCCGCCGGCGGGAGTTCGCCGCGGCTCCCAGCGCGGGAACGCACGCCTCATGA
- a CDS encoding GH25 family lysozyme, whose amino-acid sequence MNIKSMDPVRRIPLARAALALTLALVGGSCLGAPAGAQTPGPQPAPQSEAQDTSPSQGPRPAGNGSGSATPGSELPGNTLVPKQQEPLPAVEPSPAVAPPQASKALGQGEAQRPTPQATPGTAPNADAMKAAMRAAIPAGGAEMGQRSPRVLSSKQQSASAPPSGARSIGGAVNSVVPMAADPGHWRPTIGIAGQDVSAHQGNVNWQSQWNQGSRWAYVKASEGNYYLNENYTQQYNGSRDVGMVRGAYHFAIPNWSSGADQARYFVANGGGWTADGYTLPPVLDIEYNPYAGRTINGFYFGNTCYDMSKAQLGQWAADFGNTVKALTGRFPVIYSTTDWWNTCVGNPTFGNYPLWLASYWNNPTNSPGNMPVSWDNYTMWQYSSTGPFEGDSNIFNGTYDQLRTFARGASRPSSPSIRSGADLLAVMPSGRLDNFPADGQGRITGPVAIGSGWGTAQSVHVVDWNQDGVQDILAQWSDGSLQVFRGTSGGGFLTPILVGTGWQEMSLTVGWWNSKDAYPGVIGQDGKGNLYRYTNAGAGALSGGVLIGTGFGGHQFNQLDFDGDGNQDIVSRTNDGTMRLYRSNGVGSFFAEPSRVIGNGWSAMTSVSSAAGFNGAGSQGLQARTANGDLYYYPAVSESWGNRFLIGVGWNDANVISGAPVNVEATLGVDTQDVVAARQDGNLYRYPGSGSTSLLPAELIGVQWTGLKAGFLTDWNKDGALDILAQWNDGRLSVYPGFKGRGYGAPISLGTGWKDWTLTVGSWKKSDARPSIVGYDPSGRLFHISNPSGAGLGARVQIGTGWSGLSIIQVDFDKDSNMDLLAKNTAGELVLYRSNGSGSFVQEPANTVGVGWNVINSYGAIRGFAGAGSTGILARTTGGDLRYYPLGQKGSWGTPTRVGTDWGALKIFTPAG is encoded by the coding sequence ATGAACATTAAGTCGATGGACCCGGTCCGCCGCATCCCGCTGGCACGTGCAGCCCTGGCGCTCACTCTCGCCTTGGTGGGGGGAAGTTGCCTTGGGGCGCCTGCAGGGGCCCAGACCCCCGGACCGCAACCGGCTCCGCAGTCGGAAGCCCAGGACACTTCGCCATCGCAGGGTCCCCGCCCGGCCGGAAACGGTTCCGGATCAGCGACCCCCGGCAGCGAGTTGCCGGGTAATACGTTGGTACCCAAGCAGCAAGAGCCGCTGCCCGCCGTCGAACCTTCACCAGCTGTTGCACCGCCGCAAGCCTCGAAGGCCTTGGGGCAGGGTGAAGCCCAACGGCCGACGCCCCAGGCAACGCCTGGCACCGCACCCAATGCCGATGCCATGAAAGCGGCCATGCGGGCAGCAATTCCGGCCGGTGGCGCTGAAATGGGCCAGCGATCGCCAAGGGTGTTGTCGTCAAAGCAACAGAGCGCAAGTGCACCGCCTTCGGGAGCACGTTCAATAGGCGGAGCAGTGAATTCGGTGGTTCCCATGGCGGCCGACCCGGGTCACTGGCGCCCAACCATCGGCATCGCCGGGCAGGATGTCAGCGCCCACCAAGGCAACGTCAACTGGCAAAGCCAATGGAACCAAGGTTCCCGATGGGCCTACGTCAAGGCGTCCGAAGGCAACTACTACCTCAATGAAAACTACACACAGCAGTACAACGGCTCCCGTGACGTAGGCATGGTCAGGGGCGCCTACCACTTCGCTATCCCCAACTGGTCATCGGGCGCGGACCAGGCCAGGTACTTCGTGGCAAACGGTGGCGGTTGGACTGCCGACGGTTACACCCTCCCGCCCGTCCTGGACATCGAATACAACCCCTACGCCGGACGCACCATCAACGGCTTCTACTTCGGCAACACTTGCTACGACATGTCTAAAGCCCAGCTCGGACAATGGGCGGCTGATTTTGGTAACACCGTCAAGGCCCTCACCGGCCGCTTCCCTGTCATTTACAGCACCACCGATTGGTGGAACACCTGCGTAGGGAACCCGACCTTCGGAAACTATCCGCTGTGGCTCGCCTCCTATTGGAACAACCCCACCAACTCGCCCGGGAACATGCCCGTCAGTTGGGACAACTACACCATGTGGCAGTACAGCAGCACCGGTCCCTTCGAAGGTGATTCAAACATCTTCAATGGCACCTATGACCAGCTTCGAACCTTCGCGCGAGGCGCCTCCCGCCCTTCCAGCCCTTCGATCCGATCCGGGGCCGACCTACTCGCCGTCATGCCCTCCGGGCGCCTGGACAATTTCCCGGCGGACGGACAGGGCCGCATCACAGGGCCGGTAGCCATAGGGTCCGGTTGGGGAACCGCGCAATCCGTCCACGTCGTTGACTGGAACCAGGACGGCGTCCAGGACATCCTCGCTCAATGGTCGGATGGCTCGCTCCAAGTCTTCAGAGGAACGTCGGGCGGCGGTTTCCTCACTCCGATACTCGTGGGAACAGGGTGGCAGGAGATGTCGCTGACCGTGGGATGGTGGAACTCCAAGGACGCATATCCCGGTGTTATTGGGCAGGATGGCAAAGGAAACCTCTACCGCTATACGAATGCCGGCGCGGGCGCCCTCAGCGGCGGCGTGCTGATCGGGACCGGATTCGGTGGGCACCAGTTCAACCAATTGGACTTCGACGGTGACGGCAACCAGGACATCGTCTCCCGAACCAACGATGGCACTATGCGCCTCTACCGTTCAAACGGCGTAGGTTCGTTCTTTGCCGAACCGAGCCGGGTGATTGGAAACGGCTGGTCTGCCATGACATCGGTGAGCTCCGCAGCCGGTTTCAACGGCGCCGGTTCGCAGGGACTTCAAGCCCGAACCGCCAACGGCGACCTTTACTACTATCCTGCGGTCTCCGAGTCCTGGGGTAACCGCTTCCTCATCGGCGTGGGCTGGAATGACGCAAACGTCATCAGTGGAGCGCCTGTCAACGTCGAGGCAACTCTGGGAGTCGACACGCAAGACGTCGTCGCTGCCCGCCAGGACGGCAACCTGTACCGATACCCGGGATCAGGTTCCACTTCCTTACTGCCTGCCGAACTTATCGGCGTACAGTGGACCGGCCTAAAGGCAGGTTTCCTGACAGACTGGAACAAAGACGGCGCCTTGGACATCCTTGCGCAATGGAATGACGGGCGGCTCAGCGTCTACCCGGGGTTCAAGGGTCGTGGCTACGGGGCCCCGATCAGCCTCGGCACCGGCTGGAAGGACTGGACCCTCACAGTGGGTTCGTGGAAGAAGTCCGATGCCAGGCCCAGCATCGTAGGATACGACCCCTCAGGTCGTTTATTCCATATCAGCAACCCGTCCGGCGCAGGATTGGGAGCGCGCGTGCAGATTGGTACGGGTTGGTCCGGCTTGAGCATCATCCAGGTGGACTTCGACAAAGACTCGAATATGGATCTGCTGGCCAAGAATACTGCCGGCGAGTTGGTGCTCTACAGATCAAATGGCAGTGGATCATTCGTGCAGGAACCGGCCAACACCGTGGGGGTCGGCTGGAACGTGATCAACAGCTATGGAGCCATCCGTGGATTCGCCGGAGCCGGGTCCACCGGAATCCTGGCACGGACAACTGGCGGCGATCTGCGTTACTACCCTCTGGGACAGAAGGGAAGCTGGGGCACGCCCACCAGGGTGGGCACCGATTGGGGCGCTCTGAAAATTTTCACCCCCGCCGGTTAG
- a CDS encoding lysylphosphatidylglycerol synthase domain-containing protein — MTDSIAETPSNDNDLNQEQPPAKTTKAKLVDFARRALVVIVFAAAVYFIAVQWPQVQATVFALQWWQVLLSLLALIPGVLLGMFMWRVVMASLLRSVDIEPQGLVLNQIYLVGQIGKYLPGSVWAFVLQMELGRKNGIARAQVFVASLVSTGITIGAALVVGASALPILVQRQPNLQWLYVILPVVILAMNPNVVTFLVNIVLRVFRRPPLPERIQANTMVKAFILGVLMYLCFGLHLWILVGHEATLDLATFLVLTGALALGMTLGVLAFLLPAGVGAREAILILALAGMMSAGAATAIAALSRIMFTIADLLCVGIAFVHFRWRQQSVSKTPADSTAEAK; from the coding sequence ATGACGGATTCAATCGCAGAGACTCCGTCAAACGACAACGATCTGAACCAGGAACAGCCGCCTGCAAAGACCACGAAAGCCAAGCTGGTTGACTTCGCACGGCGCGCGCTGGTGGTCATCGTTTTCGCCGCCGCAGTGTACTTCATTGCAGTCCAATGGCCGCAGGTGCAGGCCACAGTTTTCGCCCTGCAGTGGTGGCAGGTCCTGCTGTCCCTCTTGGCACTCATCCCTGGTGTTCTCCTCGGGATGTTTATGTGGCGCGTCGTCATGGCAAGCCTCCTACGGTCAGTAGACATCGAACCCCAGGGCTTGGTGCTCAACCAGATCTACCTCGTCGGCCAAATCGGCAAATACCTGCCCGGTTCCGTGTGGGCGTTCGTGCTGCAGATGGAGCTTGGACGTAAGAACGGCATCGCGCGTGCGCAGGTGTTCGTTGCATCCCTGGTGAGTACGGGGATCACCATCGGAGCGGCATTGGTAGTTGGAGCTTCGGCTCTTCCGATACTGGTCCAGCGTCAGCCAAATCTGCAGTGGCTGTACGTCATACTCCCTGTAGTGATCCTGGCGATGAACCCGAACGTTGTGACGTTCCTGGTCAATATCGTCCTGCGGGTCTTCCGCCGTCCGCCGCTTCCCGAGCGTATTCAGGCCAACACCATGGTGAAGGCCTTCATCCTTGGCGTTCTGATGTACCTGTGCTTTGGCCTGCACTTGTGGATCCTGGTCGGCCACGAGGCCACCCTGGACCTCGCGACGTTCCTGGTCCTGACCGGCGCATTGGCGCTTGGCATGACCTTGGGTGTACTCGCATTCCTGCTTCCTGCCGGCGTTGGTGCCCGGGAAGCCATCCTCATCCTTGCCCTGGCCGGAATGATGAGCGCCGGCGCTGCAACAGCAATCGCAGCCCTGTCACGAATCATGTTCACCATTGCGGACCTGCTGTGCGTCGGTATCGCTTTTGTTCACTTCCGGTGGCGGCAGCAGTCCGTCTCCAAGACCCCCGCTGACTCCACCGCCGAGGCCAAGTAG
- a CDS encoding chitobiase/beta-hexosaminidase C-terminal domain-containing protein, translating to MEQQKRNDAGWRLRGHKIITALAAVLLTVAGMSAVVSSTPAHADQQKQIIGIGLTKPAGTVLDPIGRMWVSDSVAGFCRMSEPVNGNAGTIEQDTCLGGTSPDAGPGPKVPGVSIVLDPTPGSIGNGDETAFIPDSAVGSSHLVRAVWNPPLDLFEYSSTLTVLDGDVRPNAVSDGPDGNIYLSFANARSIIKIVDPTIMHPSIESIASVTTRALGLVAAGWDSNGHVSVYVLETSGLRAFSAPGNGEMTDYVPLTSYNVGVASAIFYDYDAHVIYTGTSSGTTAGADKVSRLNLSTGAVDNQWALGFSKISGLGMRGGQLLVLDDPGQLGSTPGTGRGSISILGGAVAKITSGPTLANGALAPNPEFTNDTTPTFVVTAEPAGSALECSMGGTWVNCTGGTYTSAALLNGPQTFSVRPAPGGVPVSRSFTVDTVAPAAPVFTAPNSGQVVNGKPVLGATFEPGTALTCSVDSTADAAFQACVPGDTFTLTTEGAHTLRIRSTDRAGNVSPVAAQTVTADLTAPQVAITAPASGATVGAGYQFQFGSSSPDVAGFRCRLGTDAFTACTSPKVYADIANGPKRFEVEARDGAGNTTVAGVNFTVFVADTTPPTVTASPVGGTYGPATKVTLTANEPDAKIYYTDNGTTPTAASTLYTGPITMGNKTIQYIAVDAANNASAPQSQVYVLDNVAPTVTASPLGGKLTLGQKVTLTTESGAKIYYTTDNSTPTVSSPSGTTTVTVTPASTTTVKYFAVDAAGNQSAVASQTYTLPAAPANTWKDYNSDAKNDVLARDAAGTLWLYPGNGTGGWLGKVNTGTSWNNYNLIIPTRDFSGDGRSDVLARDASGQIWLFRGNGAGGWQPAEAVGAGWSGFTAVLAPGDFSGDGKSDVLARDASGVLWLYKGDGLGKFSAGRTQVGAGWNVMNAIFSTGDFNGDSKTDVIARDTGGGLWLYPGNGSSGWGTRTQIGSGWSGMTALLGPGDFNGNGKADVLARDANGNLWLYPGNGSGGWLAWGQVGNGWQGFTSLP from the coding sequence ATGGAACAGCAAAAAAGGAACGACGCCGGTTGGCGGCTTCGGGGACACAAGATCATCACAGCATTGGCTGCGGTTCTTCTGACGGTGGCAGGTATGTCGGCGGTGGTCTCAAGCACCCCAGCCCATGCAGACCAACAGAAACAAATCATTGGGATCGGGCTTACCAAGCCGGCGGGGACGGTGCTGGACCCGATTGGGCGGATGTGGGTTTCAGACAGCGTGGCCGGTTTCTGCCGGATGTCCGAACCAGTGAACGGAAATGCAGGCACCATTGAACAGGACACGTGCCTGGGCGGAACCTCACCCGATGCCGGGCCAGGACCCAAGGTTCCAGGAGTCTCCATCGTCCTTGATCCGACGCCTGGATCCATAGGCAACGGTGATGAGACAGCATTCATCCCCGACTCCGCTGTGGGGAGTTCACATCTTGTCCGGGCAGTGTGGAATCCGCCGCTGGACCTCTTCGAATACAGCAGTACGCTGACGGTCCTCGATGGCGACGTTCGTCCCAATGCAGTTTCCGACGGCCCTGACGGCAACATTTACCTGTCTTTCGCAAATGCCCGCTCCATCATCAAGATCGTTGATCCGACCATCATGCATCCGAGCATCGAATCCATCGCATCGGTCACCACTCGGGCGCTGGGCCTTGTTGCAGCAGGCTGGGACAGCAACGGACACGTCAGTGTCTATGTACTCGAAACCAGTGGCCTCCGGGCATTCTCCGCTCCGGGCAACGGTGAAATGACAGATTACGTACCGTTGACCTCCTACAACGTAGGCGTCGCTTCAGCGATCTTCTACGACTACGACGCCCACGTTATATACACAGGGACGAGCAGCGGCACCACGGCGGGCGCAGACAAGGTATCGCGGCTAAACCTCAGCACCGGCGCAGTCGACAACCAATGGGCCTTGGGATTCAGCAAAATCAGCGGCCTGGGCATGCGTGGGGGTCAACTTCTGGTCCTGGACGATCCGGGACAACTGGGCTCAACCCCGGGTACCGGCCGGGGCAGTATCAGCATCCTTGGCGGCGCGGTGGCCAAAATTACCTCAGGACCCACGCTGGCCAACGGTGCACTGGCCCCCAACCCCGAATTCACCAATGACACCACACCAACGTTCGTTGTGACAGCTGAACCGGCCGGCAGTGCCTTGGAATGTTCAATGGGCGGCACGTGGGTGAACTGCACAGGCGGAACGTATACGTCAGCTGCACTGCTCAACGGACCCCAGACCTTCTCCGTAAGGCCTGCCCCGGGTGGAGTCCCGGTGTCCAGGAGCTTCACTGTGGACACGGTCGCACCTGCTGCGCCTGTCTTCACCGCTCCAAACAGTGGACAGGTAGTCAACGGTAAACCTGTCCTGGGTGCCACGTTCGAGCCGGGAACAGCGCTCACCTGTTCAGTCGACTCGACGGCCGACGCCGCTTTCCAGGCTTGTGTACCCGGAGACACTTTCACGCTCACCACAGAAGGTGCGCACACTTTGAGGATCCGCAGTACAGACCGGGCCGGCAACGTCAGCCCCGTTGCTGCACAAACAGTGACAGCTGATCTGACCGCCCCCCAGGTGGCCATCACAGCTCCGGCCAGCGGAGCTACCGTAGGTGCTGGCTACCAGTTCCAATTTGGCTCCAGCTCCCCGGACGTGGCGGGATTCCGCTGTCGCTTGGGAACCGATGCCTTTACCGCATGCACCTCGCCGAAGGTCTACGCGGACATCGCGAACGGACCAAAGAGGTTCGAGGTAGAGGCCAGGGACGGGGCAGGCAACACCACTGTTGCGGGCGTCAACTTCACGGTCTTCGTAGCTGACACGACTCCACCGACGGTGACAGCCAGTCCCGTAGGCGGAACGTACGGACCTGCAACCAAGGTCACGCTGACCGCGAATGAGCCCGATGCCAAGATCTACTACACGGACAATGGCACCACTCCCACCGCTGCCAGCACGCTCTACACCGGTCCCATCACCATGGGAAACAAGACCATCCAGTACATTGCCGTGGACGCAGCCAACAATGCCTCCGCACCTCAATCCCAGGTGTACGTACTGGACAACGTCGCCCCAACGGTGACTGCAAGCCCCTTGGGCGGAAAGCTCACCCTTGGTCAAAAGGTCACGTTGACTACGGAGTCCGGGGCGAAGATCTACTACACCACGGACAACTCCACTCCAACCGTTTCAAGCCCCTCCGGGACCACGACGGTGACAGTTACTCCGGCGTCCACTACCACGGTGAAGTACTTCGCGGTTGATGCTGCCGGGAACCAATCCGCGGTGGCCTCGCAGACGTACACACTTCCAGCGGCGCCGGCAAACACTTGGAAGGACTACAACTCCGACGCCAAGAATGACGTCCTCGCCAGGGACGCTGCTGGTACGTTGTGGCTCTATCCGGGCAATGGCACCGGCGGTTGGTTGGGCAAGGTCAACACCGGTACATCGTGGAACAACTACAACCTGATCATCCCCACGCGGGACTTCAGCGGCGATGGACGAAGCGATGTGCTGGCGAGGGATGCGTCGGGCCAGATCTGGCTCTTCAGGGGCAACGGCGCAGGTGGGTGGCAACCTGCGGAAGCTGTAGGTGCCGGCTGGAGCGGCTTCACGGCCGTGTTGGCACCGGGCGACTTCAGCGGAGACGGCAAATCCGATGTCCTGGCCAGGGATGCCTCCGGAGTGCTGTGGCTCTACAAGGGTGACGGACTAGGTAAGTTCAGCGCCGGCCGGACCCAGGTCGGAGCAGGGTGGAACGTCATGAATGCCATCTTCAGCACCGGCGACTTCAACGGTGATTCGAAGACCGATGTCATTGCCCGGGATACGGGCGGCGGCTTGTGGCTCTACCCAGGCAACGGCAGCAGCGGCTGGGGAACGCGCACGCAGATCGGCAGCGGATGGAGTGGCATGACGGCGCTGCTCGGACCTGGCGATTTCAACGGCAACGGCAAAGCTGATGTCCTCGCCCGGGATGCCAACGGCAATCTGTGGCTCTATCCCGGCAACGGTTCCGGCGGCTGGCTGGCCTGGGGCCAGGTCGGCAACGGATGGCAAGGATTCACTTCGCTCCCCTGA
- a CDS encoding type II secretion system F family protein has protein sequence MAPLLGIIAGLGVFLVWWSTWVQPPSEPKRHRPRRLDLLLMSAGIEKVSGGGLLLTCAGFGLFALLAFYVLTGSPPIALCFAIFGSWVPFAIVRWRAGKRRNALRQLWPDVVDHLRSAIRAGLALPEALIQLGHNGPEELRELFLDFGSDYRATGNFEAAVNKLKERLADPVADRIIEALRMTREVGGSDLGRMLGTLSGFLRDSARTRSELEARQSWTINAARLAVAAPWIVLVVMTSRPEAMLAFNSGIGAMVLLGGLVVSAFCYSVMLRVGALPEDERVFG, from the coding sequence ATGGCGCCTCTCCTGGGGATCATCGCCGGCTTGGGAGTCTTTCTCGTGTGGTGGTCCACGTGGGTCCAGCCACCCTCTGAACCTAAAAGACACAGACCCCGACGCCTGGACCTCCTCCTGATGTCAGCAGGAATCGAGAAAGTTTCCGGTGGCGGACTCCTGCTAACCTGCGCCGGATTTGGCCTCTTTGCACTGCTTGCGTTTTATGTGCTGACAGGATCCCCGCCAATTGCACTGTGTTTCGCAATTTTCGGCTCCTGGGTTCCTTTTGCCATTGTGCGTTGGCGGGCGGGGAAGCGCAGGAACGCACTGCGGCAGCTATGGCCGGACGTAGTGGACCACTTGCGCTCAGCGATCCGTGCCGGTCTCGCACTACCGGAGGCTTTGATACAGCTGGGACACAACGGGCCCGAAGAACTGCGGGAATTGTTCCTGGATTTCGGGTCCGACTACAGAGCCACCGGCAATTTTGAGGCTGCGGTGAACAAACTCAAAGAGCGCCTCGCTGATCCCGTGGCCGATCGCATCATCGAGGCCTTGCGAATGACCCGCGAAGTGGGCGGCTCCGACCTCGGGCGGATGTTGGGGACTTTGTCGGGCTTCCTTCGTGATAGCGCACGGACGCGTAGCGAGCTTGAAGCCCGTCAATCATGGACCATCAATGCAGCCAGACTCGCCGTAGCCGCGCCCTGGATAGTTTTGGTGGTCATGACAAGCAGGCCTGAAGCCATGCTTGCGTTCAACTCCGGCATCGGCGCCATGGTGTTGCTTGGAGGCCTTGTGGTCTCTGCTTTCTGCTACTCCGTGATGCTTCGGGTCGGCGCCTTGCCAGAGGACGAGCGGGTTTTCGGATGA
- a CDS encoding type II secretion system F family protein produces the protein MNTSTALALLCGLLLGAGCWLILARLPFMRGTRFSERIEPQLKSQNLESRLLRRPTHNLTPFGPLERILRPIIRDAVSSMSRFNVGSTALAKRLARAGSTKSTLDLRAEQLLWAGVAFVLAVIVVVAGASAGRFSPVVSCISVIGSALGGYLLRDYLLGQTIKRRESRMLSEFPSLAELMALAVAAGESAMGAMDRVSRSSNGELSGEFATILADTRSGKPLTEALQAFSSRAELPPLVRFIDGLVVAVERGTPLADVLRAQAADVRDAAQRELMESAGRKEIAMMVPLVFGVLPLTVVFAAFPAIAALEMSL, from the coding sequence ATGAACACGTCAACCGCTTTAGCCTTGCTGTGCGGCCTGCTTCTGGGTGCCGGATGCTGGTTAATCCTGGCGAGGCTCCCGTTCATGCGGGGAACGAGATTCTCCGAGCGCATCGAACCGCAGTTGAAGTCGCAGAATCTCGAATCACGCCTTCTCCGCAGGCCCACGCACAATCTCACTCCGTTTGGACCCCTGGAACGAATACTCCGGCCTATCATCCGCGATGCGGTCTCCTCCATGTCCCGCTTCAACGTAGGCTCCACCGCCCTTGCAAAGCGCCTTGCCCGTGCCGGTTCAACTAAATCAACGCTGGACTTGCGGGCCGAGCAGCTTCTTTGGGCCGGAGTCGCTTTTGTGCTTGCTGTCATCGTGGTTGTTGCCGGCGCCAGTGCCGGCCGGTTCAGCCCGGTGGTGTCCTGCATCTCGGTCATCGGAAGCGCACTGGGCGGTTACCTGTTGCGCGACTATCTGTTGGGGCAGACGATCAAACGACGCGAATCAAGGATGTTGTCTGAGTTTCCCAGCCTCGCGGAGTTGATGGCGCTCGCCGTCGCTGCGGGGGAGAGCGCAATGGGCGCGATGGACAGGGTAAGTCGGAGCTCCAACGGTGAGCTCTCCGGGGAGTTCGCCACAATCCTGGCGGATACACGATCCGGTAAGCCCCTGACTGAGGCGCTCCAGGCTTTCTCGTCAAGGGCGGAACTGCCACCTTTGGTCAGGTTCATCGACGGACTGGTGGTGGCTGTGGAACGCGGGACGCCCTTGGCAGACGTTCTCCGGGCGCAGGCGGCGGACGTCCGCGATGCCGCACAGCGGGAACTCATGGAGTCCGCGGGGCGAAAAGAAATTGCCATGATGGTGCCGCTCGTCTTCGGAGTGCTGCCCCTGACCGTAGTATTCGCCGCTTTCCCTGCTATCGCTGCATTGGAAATGAGCCTTTGA
- a CDS encoding ATPase, T2SS/T4P/T4SS family, whose amino-acid sequence MDAVEIVEGEVRELIRRRGLDPLEQAKDVRLLVDAAVNDYDERALLGPLPSLGQLEAARQQIFDAVAGFGPLQPLLDDPGIEEVWINAPHEIYVARNGESELTAISLSEQQVHDLVERMLKSSGRRVDLSSPFVDAALPDGSRLHVAIPDITRKHWAVNIRKFIARASRLEHLVELGSLTPQAARFLGASVASGLNILVSGATQAGKTTMLNCLASSIGSRERVITVEEIFELQLPLRDVVGLQCRQPNLEGEGEIPLRRLVKEALRMRPDRLIVGEVREAESLDMLIALNSGLPGMCTVHANSAHDAVTKICTLPLLAGANISSAFVVPTVASCIDLVVHCGRHSTGRRQVTEILSLGRRVENGIIESSGVFGMVAGRLQPRANSMPAAEKFARAGFDVAALLESN is encoded by the coding sequence GTGGATGCTGTAGAAATCGTCGAAGGAGAAGTCCGGGAGCTCATACGACGCCGCGGCTTGGATCCATTGGAACAAGCCAAGGACGTGCGGCTCCTAGTGGACGCCGCAGTCAACGATTACGACGAACGGGCATTACTGGGCCCGCTGCCTTCGCTCGGACAGCTCGAGGCCGCCCGACAACAAATCTTTGATGCGGTGGCCGGATTTGGCCCCCTGCAGCCACTTCTGGATGATCCCGGAATTGAAGAGGTATGGATCAACGCGCCGCACGAAATCTACGTGGCCCGCAATGGGGAGTCCGAGCTGACGGCCATCAGTCTTAGTGAGCAGCAAGTGCACGATCTTGTTGAAAGGATGCTCAAGAGTTCCGGGCGCCGTGTGGATCTTTCGTCCCCTTTTGTGGACGCGGCCCTTCCGGACGGTTCCAGATTGCATGTAGCGATCCCGGACATCACCCGAAAGCACTGGGCTGTTAACATCAGGAAGTTCATCGCAAGGGCAAGCCGGCTCGAACATCTGGTTGAGCTCGGCAGCCTGACACCCCAGGCTGCCAGATTCCTGGGAGCGTCGGTAGCCAGCGGATTGAACATTCTGGTGTCGGGGGCAACCCAAGCGGGGAAGACCACCATGTTGAACTGCCTGGCTTCAAGCATCGGTTCCCGTGAACGCGTCATCACTGTTGAGGAAATCTTTGAGCTACAGCTGCCTCTGCGCGACGTGGTGGGTTTGCAATGCCGCCAACCCAACCTTGAGGGTGAGGGCGAAATTCCTCTGCGGCGGCTTGTCAAGGAAGCGCTCCGAATGCGTCCTGATCGCTTGATAGTAGGAGAGGTTCGCGAAGCGGAAAGCCTGGACATGCTCATTGCACTGAACTCAGGCTTACCCGGGATGTGTACTGTGCACGCCAATTCCGCCCATGACGCTGTCACCAAGATCTGCACCCTCCCGCTCTTGGCCGGGGCTAATATTTCAAGCGCCTTCGTGGTGCCGACTGTCGCATCATGCATTGACCTCGTAGTGCACTGCGGTCGTCATTCAACCGGGCGCAGGCAGGTGACAGAGATCCTGTCCCTGGGACGGAGGGTGGAGAACGGGATCATCGAGTCCTCCGGAGTTTTCGGGATGGTTGCGGGGCGGCTGCAGCCCCGGGCCAACTCCATGCCTGCAGCGGAAAAGTTTGCGCGTGCAGGCTTTGACGTGGCTGCCCTGCTGGAGTCGAACTGA